Genomic window (Paraglaciecola psychrophila 170):
GAATAGTGCGCACGTTGGACGTAATATTTTCACCCACACGTCCATCACCACGTGTAGCTCCGCGAACTAATTTACCGTTCTCATATAACAAGCTAACAGCTAAACCGTCTAGCTTGGGCTCGCAACTATAGCTAATTTCAGCATCGTCTTTGAGCCTGTCTTGCATCCTTTTTTCAAATGCTAAAAATGAGTCTTTATCGAAGGCATTGTCCAACGACAACATAGGCACCTCGTGAGCCACCTGTTCAAATTCAGGTAAGGGCATATCCCCTACTTTTTGACTGGGTGAATCATCGGTCAATAATTCTGGATATTTTTGTTCTATTATCTGTAATGCTTGCATCTGCCTGTCGTACTCGGCATCAGGCACACTAGGATTGTCTAATACATAATATTGATAGTTACATTCTGCAATGCTGGTTTTAAGTAAAGCGAGTTGATTAATAATCTCTTGCGAGGCTGCCATAAAGCATTCCAGTAAAATAAAGTTGAGTTTTGCCCTGAATATTTATCCATGGGCAAAAGAATAGTATGGAGTTTAGTAGATCAGCTTTTTAATAAACGCTGACGTTCGAATTCTCGGATTTTTTCTACGTATTGTTGCAGACTTTGCTTGGTCAATAATGTACGTCTGCCATCGTATATTTGTGCTGAAAACTCATCTGCAATTTTTCGGGCTGCGTTGTGCATCATGTTAAACACTTGATGTGGCTCACCTTCAATTGGCAAAATCATAAATAACGAAATACCACCAGTAGTGAAGTTTTCAAGGTTATCAATGTCAAAATTACCCGGCTTGAACATATTGGCTAGGCTAAACAATACCGGCCCTTTGCCATTTGAATTAATATGACGATGGAAAATATCTTGATCACCGAATTTAAAACCCAAAGTGAGTAACATCGGCAGCAATGCAGATCCCGGAATAGGATTGTCGTCTGCAGACTTAACATTTAGCACTAACACTTCTTGTGGTTGCTCAGACTCAGCAGGCTTAGCTTTTAGTTCCTCTTTAGGCTCTGGTTTAGCAGTCGGTTGATCATCAAAATCGATATGCATTTGCTCTTCTGCAATTTTAGGATCACGACGTTTTCTAATTGCCTCAGCTTTATTTCGCTTAACCACAGTGCGAGCTTGTTCCGATGAACTTAGTTTTTCAGCTAGAGTGGCATGCGCTTTATCCTCTTCCTCTTTATTCTCAGACTCTTTAATCTCAGCCGCAGGGAGATGTGCCTTAGTTGGCTGCTCGGCTAAAGTGCTGGATACCTGTTCATTTTCATTCTCGGGATGTGACGCTTCTTTTTTTAATAAAAATGGGGGAGGCTCTGGCACTTGGTGATGATCATTAGTGCCAACGTTATGATTAGAAGCCCCATAAAAATTTGGGGAAACCATTTTCTGAGTCTTGTTTGATGAAGCTTTTTCTTGCTGTAAAATAGACACTGTTTCTGCCGCTAAAGAGGTATATTTAGAAGCATATTCAGGCTTGGGTTGTGTCACTACAGAAGCATAGATTTTACTGGACGCGACTTCAGGCTCGACTTGAACACTCGCTGTGGGAGCGTGTTCTACTGCAGCTTTATCAGCATCAACAGCCACTTTTACATGACTAGACTTATCAGCAGACACAACTCTCACTGTTCCTATGCCTAAATCATCAAACTCATTTTTAGGTGAGGTGGTGGTAGCTAGATCAGATTCAACTTCATCCTCCCCACTATCAAATTTAATATCAGAGTCTTCGTCAGAGTGGTTATTTTCATAATTTAACTCTTCGTCAAACCTATCATTATCAGACTGCCAACCGGAAGGTTGATATTCTTGATCTTTTTTATTTTTGCTAGCGTTTGCTTTCTTATCAGTATTTTTTCGAGAGAGCCAAATACCGTGAACGGCAAGACCCACAATCACCAAACTGCCTATTATTAACAACGACCAACGTAAACCATCTGCTTCCATTAACTTACTCGTACTTCTTTATTCTTCATTAAAAGGGGTAATGTATTTTGTGTTTAGGCTTGGGCAATTGCCACAGCTTCATCAACATCTACTGCAACCATTCGTGACACACCAGGCTCAGACATTGTAACACCGGTTAAATGTGTTGCCATTTCCATGGCTATTTTATTATGGGTAATAAAAATAAACTGTACAGTTTTTGACATTTCAGACACCAGTTTACAAAATCTAACCACATTAGCATCATCCAGAGGCGCATCCACTTCATCTAACAAACAAAATGGTGCTGGATTCAATCTAAAAATTGCGAACACCAATGATAAAGCGGTCAGCGCTTTTTCACCACCAGAAAGTAAATGAATTGTGCTGTTTTTCTTACCTGGGGGTCTGGCCATGATCGTCACACCTGTTTCGAGTAAGTCATCGTCAGTCAGTTCAAGATAAGCCGTGCCGCCGCCAAATACTTTAGGAAACAACAGTTTTAGGTCTTCATTTACTTGATCAAATGTTTCTTTAAAACGTGAGCGGGTTTCTTTATCAATCTTACGAATAGCTTGTTCTAAAATATCTAAAGCAGACACTAAGTCATCATTTTGGTCATCAAGATGTTGTTTTCGCTCAGCCTGCACATCATACTCTTCAACAGCTGCAAGGTTAACAGCACCTAGCCTAGCCACAGACGCGATAGTTTCATCTAATAGCGTTTGCCAGCTTTTTTCATCTGCGTTTTCGGGTAACGTGTCTAACACCGTTTTAAGACTTTGCTGCATTTCTTGTAGTTGTTCTAATACACCGTTAGCTCTGACGCGATAACCTTCACATTCAAGTTTAATGCTTTGCAATTCACTGAGCATTACCTGAATTTTATCAGTGACACCTTTTTGACCTTTTTCAGCTACGGTTAACTTTTCGTCTACAACGGCGAGTATTTCATTATCCGTTTGTTGCTGAATATCCAAAGTGTTTTTTTGCTGTAACAACTGTTGTAACGACTCTTGTTGGTTTTCTAGGGGCATAGCCAGTTCAGCAAATTCAGCCTTTAAGAAACTCAACTTTTGCTGCATGTTATTCAGCAGCTGTGCTTCACGCTGCTGATTGGCGGTTAACCCTTGATACTGGCTTTGTAAACTTTGTAAATGCAAAGCTAATTGGTGTAACTTATTTTTAGACACTTCTAGCTGGGTACGATTATCGGAGACTTTTTGCTGGTGCTGTTCGCGGATTAGCTCACATTCACGTTGCTGCTCTTGAAGAATTTCTACTGATTGTTCGAGCTCTTCTGCTTGCATCGATAACTCTTCAAGCTGTTGTTGTTCTTCTTCAGTAGTATTCTGTTGGCGCAGTAATTCTTGTGATAGGCGGGTGTTGCGCCCCATATTTTGTTGTTGCTGTTGTGCCAGTAATTGCCCTTGATTCTTTGCTTGCTGCAAATTGAGTTTCAGATGTTCAAATTGCTGTTTTCCTGTTTCTGCATTTTGATTAGCAACAACCAGTTTATCTTCAGCGTCACTAACCGCTAAATCTGCAGATAAAACTTTGAGTTGCACTAGTGCAAGTTGACCTTCAAGTTGATTAATCTGATTAGCGCGTTTTAATAAACCAGTTTGTTGATCAGCACTTCCTACGATCATCCAGCCCTTTCCTAACCAATACCCCTGTGGAGTGACAACACTTTGATAATTCTCTAATTCGGCTAACATCCCAAGTCCTTCTTCAAGACTGTTGGCACACATAATATGAGTTAACCAGCTTGGCACACCGCTGTTGTTAAGTTTATTGGCGATACTTTTATCAGAAATTGTGAGGCTGTGATTCTCAATGTAACTATCTTGAAACAACCAAGCAGAACCAGACAACTCGACTAATCTGCCCTGTTCAGTATTTTTTGGCAACACAATGGCACGCTGCCATTGCTGAGTAATAGTGTCGAATGCCTCCTCCCAGCCATGTTGAATATCTAAGGTTTGCCACCAGGGTTGGGTACTGAGTTGATGATTTTGAATAAATTTTTGTGAGGTTGTATCCAGATCACTGGTTTGTTGTAATGCATTTAATGCGGCTAACTGAGCTTCGATGCCTTGTAACTCACCTCTTATCTGCATTTGGCTTTGGGCAGCTTGTTTTAAACTGAGTTGTGCATCGTCCTGAATAGACAAAGTTTGCGGTGCATTTTCAGTACTTTGTTGTAACTGGTCTTCGATCATCAGCATTTCTTGCTGGCACGCTTCTATTTGTGTCACTAACTCATCGTCTATGACTTCGCCTAGCTCATCTTTAAGCTCACCAATACGCTGCTGTGTGCGCATTTGCATCGACATCAAAGACTGAATTTTACTATGACAACTTTGAGCTTGTTGTTTGCGCTGATTATATTCTAACTCTTGATTTCGCCATTGATGTTGTTGTTGGCTAAACTGCTCTTCCGCTTCAAACAAAATACTCTGTGATTGCTCTACCTGCTCTTCTGATAATTGTTTTTCTGGCTCTGCTAAAGCGAGTTGATCTGCTAATTCATCAATTTTTTGAATATTCTGCTGATGGTGGGTTTCATTATCACTAACAGAAATCTGCAGGGCATTAGATTCTTGCTCAATTTGCTGACGTCTTTGTTTAGTATGAATTTGATTCTGTTCGATGCGGGTAATATCAGTGCTTACCCTAAACACTTGTTGCTGAGTATCATTGAGCTGCTGCTTTAAATCTTGTTGCTGTTGTTTGAATTCAACAATGTCTTTTTCTTCATTGCGTTGAGTGGCGATGTAAGCTTCGATATCAGCATTTTTCTGGGCGATACTTATTTCTAAAGTATCGATTTTTTTACTCTGCTGTAACCAGCGCAAAGCGGCTAATTCAGCTTTGTAGCGACGCTCACTTTGTTTGAGTTCTTTGTAATGCTTTGCGGCAGTGGCTTGGCGTTGCAATTTTTCTAATTGTTGGCCTAATTCACTACGCACATCTTCTAGGCGTTCTAAGTTTTCTTTGGTGTGTCGAATGCGGGTTTCGGTTTCACGGCGTCGCTCTTTGTATTTTGATACTCCAGCCGCCTCTTCAATAAAAACTCTTAATTCTTGAGGTTTAGACTCAACTAAACGAGAAATCATGCCCTGTTCGATAATTGCGTAGCTGCGCGGACCTAAACCAGTCCCTAAAAATAAATCAGTCACGTCACGGCGACGACATTTAGTGTTGTTAAGTAAATAACTGGATTGCGCATCTTTGGTCACAATACGTTTAACCGACAACTCGTTGTAACCTGCATATTCACCTTGAATACGCCCGGATGAATTATCAAACACCAATTCAACGCTACACTGCGAAACCGGTTTACGTGCGGTTGAACCGTTAAAAATAACATCTGTCATGGAAGCGCCACGCAGATTTTTAGCTGAACTTTCACCCAACACCCAGCGCACAGCATCAATCACGTTGGATTTGCCACAGCCATTAGGCCCGACAACCGCAGTCATATCATCTGGAAAAGGTATAGTGGTTGGGTCAACAAAAGACTTAAACCCAGCCAACTTAATTTTTTTTAGGCGCATATAAAAATGGAGTTATTCCGAAAATTGTTATTATTTTTGTGTTTCAGAGATTGAATGTACCAAAAGTCACCAAGTGTAACAATTCTCGTTTTGACCCATCGTGCTAATTACGTATACTGCGCAGCATCATTTTTAGAAAAACGGTTGTTTTTCATTCGCTTGAAACATAAATAACAACCAGCTATACAGGTGTAATATGGATTATTTTTTTCAAGGTTTTAGATTAATTACAACCAAAGGTTTGAAACGCTTTGTGTTTTTCCCGTTGGCCATTAATCTTATCTTGTTTACTGCAGGTTTTTATTACTTATTTGGTGAAATCAGTAGCAGTATTGTTTGGTTAACCGAACTCATTCCTGATTGGAAATGGCTGAGTTGGTTAAAAGATGGCTTGAGTTATATTATTTGGCCCATTGCTGTTATCACTATTTTATTAGTATTTGCACTAACATTTGGTACCTTAGCTAACTGGATTGCTGCACCCTTTAACGGATTGTTAGCCGAAAAAGTAGAACAACACCTAACAGGCCAACGCATGGACGACACTGGTTTAACTGATGTATTTAAAGATATTCCCCGCACGTTAGGGCGTGAACTATCAAAACTCACGTATTACATACCCAGAGCCATCGGCTTTTTATTGTTATTTTTTATATTGCCTGTGTTCGGACAAGTATTATGGTTTTTATTCTCAGCTTGGATGATGGCCATTCAGTATTGTGACTATGCCTTTGATAATCACAAAGTGTCATTTAGAGAAATGAAACACGTATTGCAAGCCAACCGCTCACAAAGTTTTAGCTTTGGAATTACTGTTAGTGTGTTCTCGCTTATTCCTATTGTTAACTTTTTAGTTATGCCGGTAGCCGTGTGTGGTGCAACGGCTTTATGGGTCGATGAGTTAAAAGAGCAGGTTTAAAATAACGTAGTTAGTTATTAAGATAACGAAGATTGATAACATCACTGGGGCTATGGGTGAAGGTTAACTTCTAATCCCAGTGAACATTACGTTTTAAATGGCAGTTTTACGCAAATCTTGTTTGCTTACTAGATGCAAACAACCAAGCAAAAAACAGCATAAACACAAAATCATTAGCACCATAGATACTATAAAAAATGCCTGCCAGAACATCAATGGAATAAAGCGAAGATAGACTGTTATCCATCATCCACCGAGTCCAAATAACAACATAGACAAGTTTCTCAATCGCAAACACAGCGGCAAGCCACTTTATACTAGACGTTATAGTGGCTGCGCCTATGTATGCTAAGCCCCATACTACAATCATCAAAAGACCGAAGTTAGACATCACAATGGGGTCTGCATGATTAATGGCGGTATTAGTAAACCCTAGTGAAAACAAAAGTACACCGCCAATATTCAATAGACCTGCAGCAAGCAATCCGTTTTTAACTAATGTTTGGTTCATGAACATCCTAATGATTTTAAAATAAGTGACAGCTTTAGATAATAATCTATGATTTTTTTATCTCCAATAATAATTGGCTTATGATACATATTGAATGATTTAATACATCAGAATGGCTTTAAGGATGAGGTGTTATTGATTGAAGTGATCAAGTTATTTTGGCCACAGGTTTATAGTATTTCCAATACCGATATTCCGATTCATTCGGCGTCAATCCACCGTTGTATGAATGCGGCCTAATTTCACTGTAATAACCAATTATATAATCACTGATACAGTGCTTTGCTTCACTAAAACTGTAATAGCCGGTTATCGGTATCCATTCCGTTTTTAAGCTTCTAAAGAAGCGTTCCATTGGGCTATTATCCCAACAATTACCGCGTCGACTCATGCTTTGTGTCAAACGATATCGCCACACTAACTGCCTAAATTGGCGACTTGTATAGTGACTTCCCTGATCGGAATGGAACATGACCTCTTTAGGTCTTCCTCGACTTTCATAAGCCATGATTAATGCCTGGCAAGTTAAGTTACTATCGGGCGAATGACTCAACGCCCAGTCAACAGGTTTTCGTGCAAATAAATCCATAACAACCGCTAGATAAGCCCAGCAATTACCCGTCCAAATATACGTCACATCGTCGCACCACAATTGGTCTGGCTGTGTTACTGCAAACTGCCTATCCAATGTATTGGGGATGGCTACATGCTCTTGTGTCGCTCTTTTATAAGCATGTTTCGGCAGCTGACAGCTGACTAAATCAAGCTTCTTCATGATGTTACCAGCGCGATAACGAGACAATGGGTAACCATTATTGGTTGCCATGATTGCCACTGTTCTTGCGCCAGCTGAGCCATTGCTTTGACGATGGACTTCTTTTACCTGACTGTGCAATTTAGCCGTTTCTGGTGTAATGCGTTTATCTCGCTTAAACCAGTATTTATATGTGCTGCGGTGGACTCCAAATACCTCACACAAAAATTTTATTGAATAACGGCGTGCATCGCTCTGACTCAGTTTCTCGATTACCGAGAGTTGTTCATGGAGTCCGACATCAACAGAGCGGTAGCCTTTTTTATAATCTCCTTTTCCAATTCAAGTCGTTCATTACGCTTCTTCAACTCACGAATTTCAAGCTGTTCTGGCGTCATGGGTGTTGGCTTCACACGCACACCTTGGCGCTCTTGTTGAAGTTGTTTCACCCATTTGCCAATGGTTGAAAACCCCACTCCCATGGCTTTAGCTGCTTCGTCATGCGTGTAACCTTGATCGACAATTAATTGGGCTGTTTCTAATCTGAATTCAGGACTAAATGTCCGTCTTGTTCTTTTACTCATCTTTGGCACCTAATCTTGCTATGCTGATAGCATAACATCTCTTAATAGGTGGCCAAATTAACTATGCCACTTCACCCAATGACTCTAAACTCAACTAGAGTCATACTCTTGATGGCTTAAAAGCATCTAAAGTTTGAATGGCATCTTATCTTTCTAAGGATTAATTTCAATTACTATCATCAAACCAAAGGCTATATGTTTTTAGGAGGTATATCCATAATAAGTATGGTCAACAAATCAACAATAACGCATCAAGCATTAGACATTAGACATTATCGTTTTGTTAGCCATTACAGTGAGACCCATAGTAGCCACTGGGGAATACATGCGATGGAAAATCTATAATGACTTCCACTCTTTTAGCTAAATATTCAACATTAGATCGACACATATCACGTCAGAAAAACTCAGAAAGCGGACAGTCGAGCGCTAAACCTGACGGAGATGCTTGTGCCATTAGCGGTTATTGCAGACTTTTAATAGACGTCTAAATTTTGCTATGTGATATATTTTAAAAAACTAATTGTTCGTTTTGATATTTCAGAGATATAAGAGTTCTATGTGCGAATTCTAATAATCGTGTTTGGGTAAAAGATAATGTGATTTACTACGTTGGGCATCTCACTACGGTATTAAGTAATGAGGTGTTCCAGTTATATGAAGAGAATAAGGCTATCAATTTAATAGCTATTCAAAGTAAGGGGGGAGAAGTAAATAAAGGATTAGATTTGGGTTCATTTATATATTCAAATGTCCCACATGTGAGAGTTGACTCTTATTGTTTGTCTTCTTGTGCTAACTATGTGTTTACGGCAGGAAATGTTAAATATGTGAGTAGAAATTCGCTTATTGCGTTCCGCGGTGGTGCAACAAGCGAATCGACTGAGAATGATACATTTTTAGAACAACGCCCTATTTTAAAAAGAAAAATATTGATCGATAAATATAAAAGCTACAGAAAAAAACTTATCATCAGAGAAAAAGAATTTTTTGATTTTATAGGTGTTCAGCAAAGAATTACGACCATTGGTGAGAGCAATAATTTTTTACCCTCGTGGGAAGCACAGTATGTTGGTTGGTATTATACAAAAGGCAGCCTTAGTAGGCTTGGAGTAAAAGAGATAGTTGTGAATGGAGGCAAATGGGAACCCATGGAATCTTTAAATGAACTGAAGTTTTTTAGGATAAGAGAAGAAGACGTTTTCTAAATATTCGATAAACGAAGTATTCCGAATTGATGTTATCTGGGTTGTTTTCAGTGCGATTTATGATTTTTTAAGATTATGGTTATCCCTGAGCTCCTTTCCCTATCGCTTAAACGACGATTGTTCCCTTAACAACTCTCCCAGCTTCTGAATAAACATTTTCACACCGTTGTCTTTTGTGCGGCCAATGGTGAGCTTAGCTTTGCTGTTAATCTCGATGCTTTTTCTAGTGACAATGCCATTTCAACTCACAACTAGATCGGCGGTGATTTTCATTGTTGAGCCTTGTGTGTCTTCGAACATGGCAATCTGAGTAAAATCTATGTGTATTTTGGTTTGGGCTGATGGTAAAACCCGCACGTCTGACTTATTAAGGGATTGAATTAAAGATTCACTGAAATTATCTTTATCGATGTCAGTAAATAAAGGTTTAGTTTGTGTGTGAGCTGTTGAGTCAGGATAATTTAAGGATGCTATTTCGATAATCATTAACCCCTTAAACTTGCCCATATCGATGGTTTGTATGCTGCTATTTGTGAAGCTGAGATTTTGCTTACTCAAGGAACAACCGCTAAAAAGTAAAACGAAAAACACAATCCAGACCACATATTTCATTTTCCTGATACCCAGTTTAAAAGTACTTCTGCCGAGATGGGCGGTTTTTGCTCTTGTGTTAAGCTTTTGATGTCACTTAGCTGTCTTATTAAATCACTGATTTTTTCATTAGCAGGACAGGCAATATTTAAGCTTTTAGCATGTTTTAGAATTGCACCGTTTATATGCTCGATTTCTGTTGGTTTACCTTGTGACACATCCCAGCACATGGATGAAAGGACGTTAGGGTCAATTTCCAACATTTTGTTAGCCACAAGAGTGAAAATAAAATTAGGTAACCGTAATACCATAGGTATTTTGTGAGCAGAAATGACGGTCACTTTGGGCAGTTTAATATCTAACGCATCAGCTACTTGCAAACACTCACCCATTAGCAA
Coding sequences:
- the zipA gene encoding cell division protein ZipA, giving the protein MEADGLRWSLLIIGSLVIVGLAVHGIWLSRKNTDKKANASKNKKDQEYQPSGWQSDNDRFDEELNYENNHSDEDSDIKFDSGEDEVESDLATTTSPKNEFDDLGIGTVRVVSADKSSHVKVAVDADKAAVEHAPTASVQVEPEVASSKIYASVVTQPKPEYASKYTSLAAETVSILQQEKASSNKTQKMVSPNFYGASNHNVGTNDHHQVPEPPPFLLKKEASHPENENEQVSSTLAEQPTKAHLPAAEIKESENKEEEDKAHATLAEKLSSSEQARTVVKRNKAEAIRKRRDPKIAEEQMHIDFDDQPTAKPEPKEELKAKPAESEQPQEVLVLNVKSADDNPIPGSALLPMLLTLGFKFGDQDIFHRHINSNGKGPVLFSLANMFKPGNFDIDNLENFTTGGISLFMILPIEGEPHQVFNMMHNAARKIADEFSAQIYDGRRTLLTKQSLQQYVEKIREFERQRLLKS
- the smc gene encoding chromosome segregation protein SMC, encoding MRLKKIKLAGFKSFVDPTTIPFPDDMTAVVGPNGCGKSNVIDAVRWVLGESSAKNLRGASMTDVIFNGSTARKPVSQCSVELVFDNSSGRIQGEYAGYNELSVKRIVTKDAQSSYLLNNTKCRRRDVTDLFLGTGLGPRSYAIIEQGMISRLVESKPQELRVFIEEAAGVSKYKERRRETETRIRHTKENLERLEDVRSELGQQLEKLQRQATAAKHYKELKQSERRYKAELAALRWLQQSKKIDTLEISIAQKNADIEAYIATQRNEEKDIVEFKQQQQDLKQQLNDTQQQVFRVSTDITRIEQNQIHTKQRRQQIEQESNALQISVSDNETHHQQNIQKIDELADQLALAEPEKQLSEEQVEQSQSILFEAEEQFSQQQHQWRNQELEYNQRKQQAQSCHSKIQSLMSMQMRTQQRIGELKDELGEVIDDELVTQIEACQQEMLMIEDQLQQSTENAPQTLSIQDDAQLSLKQAAQSQMQIRGELQGIEAQLAALNALQQTSDLDTTSQKFIQNHQLSTQPWWQTLDIQHGWEEAFDTITQQWQRAIVLPKNTEQGRLVELSGSAWLFQDSYIENHSLTISDKSIANKLNNSGVPSWLTHIMCANSLEEGLGMLAELENYQSVVTPQGYWLGKGWMIVGSADQQTGLLKRANQINQLEGQLALVQLKVLSADLAVSDAEDKLVVANQNAETGKQQFEHLKLNLQQAKNQGQLLAQQQQQNMGRNTRLSQELLRQQNTTEEEQQQLEELSMQAEELEQSVEILQEQQRECELIREQHQQKVSDNRTQLEVSKNKLHQLALHLQSLQSQYQGLTANQQREAQLLNNMQQKLSFLKAEFAELAMPLENQQESLQQLLQQKNTLDIQQQTDNEILAVVDEKLTVAEKGQKGVTDKIQVMLSELQSIKLECEGYRVRANGVLEQLQEMQQSLKTVLDTLPENADEKSWQTLLDETIASVARLGAVNLAAVEEYDVQAERKQHLDDQNDDLVSALDILEQAIRKIDKETRSRFKETFDQVNEDLKLLFPKVFGGGTAYLELTDDDLLETGVTIMARPPGKKNSTIHLLSGGEKALTALSLVFAIFRLNPAPFCLLDEVDAPLDDANVVRFCKLVSEMSKTVQFIFITHNKIAMEMATHLTGVTMSEPGVSRMVAVDVDEAVAIAQA
- the cysZ gene encoding sulfate transporter CysZ; translated protein: MDYFFQGFRLITTKGLKRFVFFPLAINLILFTAGFYYLFGEISSSIVWLTELIPDWKWLSWLKDGLSYIIWPIAVITILLVFALTFGTLANWIAAPFNGLLAEKVEQHLTGQRMDDTGLTDVFKDIPRTLGRELSKLTYYIPRAIGFLLLFFILPVFGQVLWFLFSAWMMAIQYCDYAFDNHKVSFREMKHVLQANRSQSFSFGITVSVFSLIPIVNFLVMPVAVCGATALWVDELKEQV
- a CDS encoding IS3 family transposase (programmed frameshift), with protein sequence MSKRTRRTFSPEFRLETAQLIVDQGYTHDEAAKAMGVGFSTIGKWVKQLQQERQGVRVKPTPMTPEQLEIRELKKRNERLELEKEINKKGYRSVDVGLHEQLSVIEKLSQSDARRYSIKFLCEVFGVHRSTYKYWFKRDKRITPETAKLHSQVKEVHRQSNGSAGARTVAIMATNNGYPLSRYRAGNIMKKLDLVSCQLPKHAYKRATQEHVAIPNTLDRQFAVTQPDQLWCDDVTYIWTGNCWAYLAVVMDLFARKPVDWALSHSPDSNLTCQALIMAYESRGRPKEVMFHSDQGSHYTSRQFRQLVWRYRLTQSMSRRGNCWDNSPMERFFRSLKTEWIPITGYYSFSEAKHCISDYIIGYYSEIRPHSYNGGLTPNESEYRYWKYYKPVAKIT